The following coding sequences lie in one Acipenser ruthenus chromosome 47, fAciRut3.2 maternal haplotype, whole genome shotgun sequence genomic window:
- the LOC117401524 gene encoding uncharacterized protein LOC117401524 — protein sequence MCESKDSMRGLCVPSSSVPESIDCGEGQPLSQAALLCLPPSPLLTHSLLGIRGPKRHLSPGTRRKREFIAEDKKDAGYWDKRRKNNEAAKRSREKRRFSDLVMEGRLVALVEENTRLKAELLALKFRYSLVQDPSLGQSVLCRGAVPPFQPSFWSMKAGPTDLLSSQLEPGWVSETPSSHSSSQGNQSRCCTSCEDGCTSPPPQARRRGSQAGGQCEEDSPHSTEPQADIPAGQPKTLPSKLRFKSSSDQKERSPYYQQVSSSRHSPTKACSQADAPAPVFSSQTGAFTQPWLLPNVGHPALRGGLVFPWGTPGLSAVPGYPKVPLYMPLGEADYRKLPLSLHYSSQGAECDGSESFQSKINNLSAEVAQLKRYFVPDCS from the coding sequence ATGTGCGAGTCCAAGGACAGCATGCGTGGGCTGTGCGTCCCTTCCTCCTCTGTGCCAGAGAGCATTGACTGTGGGGAGGGGCAGCCCCTCTCCCAGGCAGCGTTGCTGTgcctgcccccctcccctctgctcACACACAGCCTGCTGGGCATCAGAGGCCCCAAGCGCCACCTGTCCCCGGGGACGCGGCGCAAGCGAGAGTTCATCGCAGAGGACAAGAAGGATGCCGGCTACTGGGACAAGCGGCGCAAGAACAACGAGGCGGCCAAGCGCTCGCGGGAGAAGCGGCGGTTCAGCGACTTGGTGATGGAGGGCCGGCTGGTGGCGCTGGTGGAAGAGAATACCCGCCTGAAGGCCGAGCTCCTGGCGCTCAAGTTCCGCTACAGCCTGGTACAGGACCCCTCCCTGGGGCAGTCCGTGCTCTGCAGGGGAGCCGTGCCTCCCTTCCAGCCCAGCTTCTGGAGCATGAAGGCGGGCCCCACTGACTTGCTCTCCTCTCAGCTGGAGCCTGGCTGGGTCTCCGAGACTCCCAGCAGCCACAGCTCCTCCCAGGGCAACCAGAGCCGCTGCTGCACCAGCTGCGAAGACGGGTGCACAAGCCCTCCCCCCCAAGCCCGCAGAAGAGGCTCTCAGGCTGGGGGGCAGTGTGAGGAGGACAGCCCCCACTCCACTGAACCCCAGGCAGACATCCCTGCTGGGCAGCCCAAAACCCTCCCCAGCAAGCTGCGGTTCAAGTCAAGCAGCGACCAGAAGGAGAGAAGCCCGTACTACCAGCAGGTGTCTTCCTCCAGACACTCCCCGACAAAGGCGTGCTCCCAAGCAGACGCTCCTGCACCTGTGTTCTCCTCGCAGACCGGAGCCTTCACGCAGCCCTGGCTGCTCCCCAATGTCGGTCACCCTGCTCTCCGAGGAGGTCTGGTTTTCCCCTGGGGGACCCCGGGCCTCTCTGCTGTCCCAGGCTACCCCAAGGTGCCGCTGTACATGCCCTTGGGGGAGGCCGACTACAGGAAACTGCCCCTCAGCCTTCATTACAGCAGTCAGGGTGCTGAGTGCGACGGGTCAGAGAGCTTCCAAAGCAAGATCAACAACCTCTCGGCGGAGGTCGCCCAGCTCAAGAGATACTTTGTACCGGACTGCAGTTAG